The following proteins come from a genomic window of Nitrospirota bacterium:
- the cas3 gene encoding CRISPR-associated helicase Cas3', with translation MKYYAHSENSRKEKHSLSEHLRQTAELAESFACDETYKTIFRIAGLLHDLGKYQLEFQRYLDKGGKRGSVPHASWGAGYARIRKLIEASIAIDGHHKGLPDNSAWKIDTECFKRGEVSEFTNIKQSFINDTGVNEANIQAPNSLAFPEKSQREVFIRYLFSALTDSDWLSTEEHFEQDKFNMRIGSGLPADSMVSKLEEEFLKKSKEGEINQLRNDARNQVLQKAEMPCGFYSLSLPTGMGKTLTSMAWAIRHAKKNGLKRIIIVLPYINIIDQTAQVLKGIFGDEWVLEHHSSYIEGDLDDIYVSESYSSIQERKKLACENWDYPIIVTTTVQFFESLFSNRPSQCRKIHNIAEAVVIFDEVQVLPKEVILPTLQILKDVQAVMKTSFLFCTATQPAFEKRQGFDGISTIQPLIDNPSMLYEKTRRVNYDLLNDLNPIDCMGLFETVTQADASTLVIFNTKKAALEFFNYTKNRGDWEKKYHLSTSMCPLHRKVVIKNIRHDLEAKRKILVVSTQLIEAGVDFDFPVVFRAMAPLEAVIQSAGRCNREGTLGEMGGKVFLFKLHDGGMPDKTYAACAGHAEELIKRDIYQLQGHTIFNEYYAQVIKLYVDPDKFNINEARRQFNFKTVNDSYRIIQETTEGLYIYNYSDESRQLLHLLEYKEFLSRDDFRKMQTFTVQVYQHFIFQNGNMCKTMPQGFKVWYGNYDPETGISVAPIEADKLIV, from the coding sequence ATGAAATATTACGCTCATTCAGAAAATAGTCGTAAAGAGAAACATAGCTTGTCTGAACATCTGCGCCAAACTGCAGAATTGGCGGAATCCTTTGCATGTGATGAAACCTACAAGACGATTTTCAGGATAGCGGGTTTATTGCATGATCTCGGTAAATATCAGCTTGAGTTCCAGAGGTATCTTGATAAAGGAGGGAAACGCGGCAGCGTTCCTCACGCTTCATGGGGCGCGGGATATGCAAGAATTCGTAAACTTATTGAGGCATCAATTGCTATTGACGGTCATCATAAGGGTTTGCCGGATAACTCGGCTTGGAAAATTGATACGGAATGTTTCAAACGGGGAGAAGTTTCTGAATTTACAAATATTAAACAATCTTTTATTAACGACACAGGAGTTAATGAGGCAAATATTCAAGCACCGAATTCTTTGGCATTTCCTGAAAAATCACAACGTGAAGTTTTTATCAGGTACCTTTTTAGCGCTTTAACGGATAGCGATTGGCTTTCAACAGAAGAGCATTTTGAGCAGGATAAATTTAATATGCGTATCGGTTCTGGATTGCCTGCAGACTCTATGGTAAGCAAATTGGAAGAGGAATTCTTGAAGAAATCTAAAGAGGGTGAAATCAATCAATTACGAAATGATGCGCGCAATCAAGTACTTCAGAAAGCAGAAATGCCCTGTGGATTTTATTCATTATCACTTCCGACCGGGATGGGTAAAACTCTTACATCTATGGCATGGGCAATACGTCATGCGAAAAAGAATGGCCTAAAACGAATAATAATAGTCCTTCCTTATATAAACATCATAGACCAGACCGCCCAGGTTTTAAAAGGCATCTTTGGAGACGAATGGGTTCTTGAACATCATTCCAGTTACATTGAAGGCGACCTTGATGATATATATGTGTCTGAGAGTTATTCTTCTATTCAGGAGCGCAAGAAATTGGCGTGTGAAAATTGGGATTACCCTATTATTGTAACAACTACAGTTCAATTCTTTGAATCCCTTTTCAGTAACAGGCCATCACAGTGCCGCAAGATTCATAACATAGCTGAAGCTGTGGTGATATTTGACGAGGTTCAGGTACTTCCAAAGGAAGTGATACTGCCTACACTGCAAATATTAAAAGATGTTCAGGCAGTTATGAAGACATCCTTTTTGTTTTGTACTGCAACACAGCCTGCTTTTGAGAAGAGGCAGGGGTTTGATGGCATAAGTACAATTCAGCCCTTAATTGACAACCCTTCAATGCTTTATGAGAAAACAAGGCGTGTTAACTATGACTTATTAAACGATTTAAATCCGATTGATTGCATGGGGTTGTTTGAGACCGTAACGCAGGCGGATGCTTCCACGCTTGTTATATTTAACACCAAAAAAGCCGCCTTAGAGTTTTTCAATTACACAAAAAATCGTGGTGATTGGGAAAAGAAATATCATTTATCAACGTCAATGTGTCCGTTGCATCGAAAAGTAGTAATCAAAAATATCAGGCATGATCTGGAAGCAAAGAGAAAAATACTGGTAGTTTCTACACAGCTTATTGAAGCAGGTGTTGATTTTGATTTTCCGGTAGTGTTTCGTGCTATGGCACCGCTTGAGGCGGTTATTCAGTCTGCAGGTCGTTGTAATCGTGAAGGCACTTTAGGCGAGATGGGCGGGAAAGTATTTCTGTTTAAATTGCACGACGGTGGGATGCCGGATAAGACTTATGCTGCGTGCGCTGGCCATGCTGAGGAGCTGATTAAACGAGACATATATCAATTACAAGGGCATACGATATTCAATGAATACTATGCTCAAGTAATAAAGCTCTATGTTGATCCGGATAAATTCAATATCAATGAAGCACGCAGGCAATTTAACTTTAAGACAGTAAATGACAGTTATCGCATAATACAGGAAACTACCGAAGGGCTTTATATTTATAACTACAGCGATGAAAGCAGGCAATTGCTTCATTTGCTTGAGTATAAGGAGTTTCTGTCAAGAGATGATTTCCGGAAGATGCAGACATTTACTGTACAGGTATATCAACATTTTATTTTTCAAAATGGCAATATGTGTAAAACAATGCCTCAGGGGTTTAAAGTATGGTATGGAAATTATGATCCTGAAACAGGTATCTCTGTAGCTCCAATTGAGGCGGATAAATTAATCGTATAA
- the fsa gene encoding fructose-6-phosphate aldolase: MKFFIDTANIAEIKEAVSLGLIDGVTTNPSLVSKENREFRGLVKEICSLVDGPISAEVISLEAEGMVKEARELSTIHKNVVVKIPMLPEGLKAVRTLTQEGIKTNVTLIFSPSQALLAAKAGATYVSPFVGRLDDVSHIGMDIVSQIRSIFDNYGYDTEIIVASIRNPLHVVDAAMMGADVATIPYKVLLQLASHPLTDIGIKKFMEDWQKVTNNK; encoded by the coding sequence ATGAAATTTTTTATTGATACAGCAAACATTGCAGAGATTAAAGAGGCAGTAAGCCTTGGTTTAATAGACGGTGTTACTACCAACCCGTCGCTGGTTTCAAAGGAGAACAGGGAGTTCAGGGGGCTTGTTAAAGAGATATGCTCTCTGGTGGATGGACCGATTAGTGCGGAGGTTATTTCCCTTGAAGCTGAGGGCATGGTCAAAGAGGCAAGGGAGCTTAGCACAATCCATAAAAATGTTGTTGTAAAAATACCTATGCTTCCTGAAGGATTAAAGGCCGTTCGCACCCTCACTCAGGAAGGTATAAAAACGAATGTCACCCTTATATTCTCTCCCTCTCAGGCACTCCTTGCAGCAAAGGCAGGGGCAACTTACGTAAGCCCGTTTGTCGGACGGCTTGATGACGTGTCGCACATTGGTATGGACATAGTAAGTCAGATACGGAGTATATTTGATAACTATGGGTATGACACAGAGATAATTGTTGCAAGCATAAGAAACCCGCTTCATGTAGTGGATGCCGCTATGATGGGGGCAGACGTTGCCACTATCCCATACAAGGTATTATTGCAACTGGCCTCTCACCCGCTTACGGATATTGGTATTAAGAAATTTATGGAAGACTGGCAGAAGGTTACTAATAACAAGTAG
- a CDS encoding methyl-accepting chemotaxis protein, whose product MSDSPLFRRRNYFIKKKFQVDFTIKFLIIILIEVILAIGFFIYLSRGTLTTGFVGSDFRIAKTSEYFLPTLFLANLIILAITGVIGIAVMIFMSHRIAGPLHRFEKVLEEIGKGDLTHRFKLRDNDQLSELADSITELTVSLDKRIRDAKLRIQELSALNAAIQSVLSDTPSADKELKGQLSAVSKKIEELEEAVNYFRTSEYKGSKGL is encoded by the coding sequence ATGAGTGATAGCCCTTTATTCAGGCGGAGAAACTATTTCATAAAAAAGAAGTTCCAGGTAGATTTTACAATAAAGTTCCTGATTATTATTTTAATAGAGGTCATCCTTGCCATCGGCTTTTTTATCTATCTTTCCAGAGGGACATTGACCACCGGATTTGTCGGTTCTGATTTCAGGATTGCAAAGACATCCGAATATTTCCTGCCGACTTTGTTTCTGGCAAATCTGATTATCCTTGCCATCACAGGTGTAATAGGGATAGCAGTAATGATATTCATGTCTCACAGGATTGCCGGGCCTCTGCACCGTTTTGAAAAGGTGCTTGAAGAGATCGGAAAGGGTGACCTTACGCATAGATTCAAGTTACGGGATAATGACCAGTTGTCAGAACTGGCAGACAGCATAACCGAGCTTACTGTATCTTTGGATAAAAGGATACGTGATGCAAAGTTAAGGATACAGGAACTATCAGCATTAAATGCCGCAATCCAATCAGTTTTATCAGATACCCCATCAGCCGATAAGGAACTAAAGGGACAATTATCAGCAGTCTCTAAGAAGATAGAGGAGTTAGAGGAGGCTGTAAACTATTTTAGGACCTCAGAATACAAGGGAAGCAAAGGATTATAA
- a CDS encoding MtrB/PioB family outer membrane beta-barrel protein, with amino-acid sequence MKKLLIIFIIILFIPNIVLCDDGSGETVSTPAESPSPSPPPVKGGGIISETTPAREEGKEQPAAPTPAETTVKEPTFENISIMDISGKFQDMKIFTDSPKSREYKTIPEGTYIDNFHFILGSGTQEISGNAGNIKPLTNLNQDGYWNLSYRKYGLLDVDTGLNRFIRTYDGSGTSSTDSSNILKTRDINNISVEFRPGDKLIITTRLSVEESNGRSPVSFENFTKQSGVPRTAIREITEPKDYKTTTIGINMEYIDDSVDIQLDNNFDIFTNRLTDDITWANLFKGSDGRAKGAGDYTVHTLSLRPSIKLSNNITFYNTLSFSKVTSTIDLIPFTTIPDVGGEFLRNKIDSDVRNLTLSTALSAKLFSNLRFNIKYRHYAHKNDTPNAKETPSYIMIDGGDGKDGGVNAIRYPRIARYTAYYTDSIILDGTWSPASRLYLNTLIENKDTSRDEREVEKENEKKAQVTMRTVILNSLATNLGYTYSKRTGKYDPTYYNAIYDPDTLNTVTQHTLLRTFDLSELASQKISAGIDYSPIEAFSLGLNFSYLLEEHNNVTIGRIRSQGTSGSVSLQIEPFTFLQFYTEYYYDKKKTTGRYSWTYDNNLSYTKDTKYTGFTKPITGILEDTSNVLTAGFNIKPGKRFSIKGDYSKYDFAGADSKLPEVSNITDTYEVYISAKLRKEQEDSSDSEKYLKNASITAGYYMERYVRSDYALDNFPDTGPDKFIGIREPSYKYRLISLYMSVYF; translated from the coding sequence ATGAAAAAGTTACTGATCATATTCATTATCATCCTGTTTATTCCAAATATTGTACTTTGCGATGATGGGTCCGGTGAGACTGTTTCAACACCTGCAGAGTCACCCTCCCCCTCACCCCCTCCAGTCAAGGGAGGGGGGATTATTTCAGAAACCACTCCCGCCAGGGAAGAAGGTAAGGAACAACCCGCTGCACCCACACCTGCTGAAACCACAGTCAAAGAGCCTACTTTTGAGAATATTTCTATCATGGATATTTCAGGTAAGTTTCAGGACATGAAGATTTTTACGGATTCTCCTAAGTCAAGAGAATATAAGACTATACCGGAGGGAACTTATATAGATAATTTCCATTTCATTTTGGGATCAGGGACTCAGGAGATTTCGGGAAATGCAGGGAATATCAAACCACTGACCAATCTTAATCAGGATGGCTACTGGAACTTAAGTTACAGGAAATATGGTTTGCTCGATGTGGATACCGGTCTTAACAGATTTATCAGGACTTATGATGGATCAGGGACTTCATCAACTGATAGTTCTAATATCTTAAAGACAAGGGATATCAATAATATATCTGTAGAGTTTAGGCCGGGTGACAAGCTCATTATTACTACGAGGCTATCTGTAGAGGAGAGTAACGGGAGAAGCCCGGTTAGCTTTGAAAACTTTACAAAACAATCCGGCGTACCCCGAACAGCAATAAGAGAAATTACTGAACCAAAAGATTACAAGACCACAACAATCGGTATAAATATGGAGTACATAGATGATAGTGTAGACATCCAGCTTGACAACAACTTCGATATATTTACCAACAGACTGACAGATGACATCACATGGGCAAATCTTTTTAAAGGATCGGATGGAAGGGCAAAAGGGGCGGGAGATTATACAGTTCACACATTATCCTTACGGCCATCCATAAAATTATCAAATAATATTACATTCTATAACACTCTATCTTTTAGCAAAGTCACAAGCACTATTGACCTGATTCCTTTTACAACTATCCCTGATGTAGGCGGTGAATTTCTGCGTAATAAGATTGATTCAGACGTAAGAAACCTTACATTATCTACGGCGCTTAGTGCAAAACTTTTTTCAAACCTGAGATTCAATATAAAATACAGGCATTATGCCCATAAAAATGATACCCCGAATGCAAAGGAAACACCTTCATACATAATGATAGATGGGGGCGATGGTAAGGATGGAGGAGTAAATGCAATAAGGTATCCAAGGATAGCGAGATATACCGCCTACTACACAGACAGTATTATTCTTGACGGGACATGGTCTCCCGCAAGCCGGTTATACCTTAATACCTTGATAGAAAATAAGGATACCTCACGGGATGAAAGGGAGGTAGAAAAGGAAAATGAGAAAAAGGCACAGGTAACTATGCGAACCGTTATCCTCAACTCCTTGGCCACAAATTTAGGATATACTTATTCAAAAAGGACGGGTAAGTATGACCCCACATATTACAATGCAATCTATGACCCTGATACTTTAAATACCGTTACTCAACATACACTATTACGGACTTTTGATCTCTCTGAACTTGCCTCTCAAAAAATATCTGCAGGCATAGATTATTCCCCCATTGAGGCATTTTCATTAGGATTAAACTTTTCTTACCTCTTAGAAGAACACAACAATGTTACTATCGGCAGGATAAGGTCTCAGGGAACATCCGGTTCTGTGTCCCTCCAGATTGAACCTTTTACATTCCTGCAGTTCTATACAGAGTATTATTATGACAAAAAGAAAACAACAGGAAGATATAGCTGGACTTATGACAACAATCTAAGTTATACAAAAGATACTAAATATACCGGGTTCACTAAACCTATTACCGGTATCCTTGAAGATACTTCAAATGTATTAACAGCAGGATTTAATATTAAGCCGGGTAAAAGATTCTCAATAAAAGGGGACTACAGCAAGTATGATTTCGCCGGTGCGGACTCTAAACTGCCTGAGGTCAGCAATATTACCGACACTTATGAAGTTTACATCTCTGCAAAACTCAGAAAAGAACAGGAAGACAGCAGCGATTCGGAAAAGTATTTAAAAAATGCAAGTATAACAGCCGGATATTACATGGAAAGATACGTGAGAAGCGACTACGCTCTTGATAATTTTCCTGACACAGGCCCTGATAAATTCATAGGAATCAGAGAGCCTTCTTATAAATACCGACTTATATCACTTTATATGAGTGTTTATTTTTAG
- the cas8c gene encoding type I-C CRISPR-associated protein Cas8c/Csd1: protein MIKELSELGKTIRLGKTENECVHNALKEEPISMEIVISEDGGFQKFESFEKKQTIAEAITAKKGKARLLLDKAEEMFCYGGEVSGKKHKLFLEKLALYQELNELKPVVAFYEQNKVNGLDKALKEFEIAIPDEKNRKGNIGFRIQSEGSRIHEKPEVLKRIIAEYETAQKQLLSTKQKQCSICGKSDYPVEDIPHGMIKKVPDGQTSGCALVSYNENAFESYCLKGNNNSSVCTNCAKTYVEGLNWFLSSGNEVTIKTKKGKEKKEFRYTNRRNFGSDTAMVFWTRKNEKLDEIDYLEAPNPADVARLIESVTSGTERDNRYIEPDQFYSCTLSGSAARIAVRDWIETSLFEFRKSIAMWFQDIAIDEYNSDLMKTQSHYSRLYDLARCCQRKNSDGSYDKDGASLARVATYLWNIALKNSTPPHWILTKVLQRARLDGVTAERAALIKLILNRNNKGGDFVITEKIEQGNRPVAYVCGQIFAKLESVQYAALGDRNAGIRERYFTYMLTLPSAAFGRLFDLSSKHFRKLKNEKPGLAVTLDKELQDLVKDIDINKLPATFSLEEKGQFAIGYYHQRQAQFDNLKSKENKEEE from the coding sequence ATGATTAAGGAATTAAGCGAGTTAGGGAAAACTATCCGGTTAGGCAAAACAGAGAATGAATGTGTTCACAATGCATTAAAGGAAGAGCCAATTTCAATGGAGATAGTTATTAGTGAAGATGGTGGTTTTCAAAAATTTGAATCGTTTGAAAAAAAACAGACTATTGCTGAAGCTATAACTGCAAAAAAGGGGAAAGCAAGACTATTACTTGATAAGGCAGAAGAAATGTTTTGCTACGGAGGAGAAGTATCAGGAAAGAAACATAAATTATTTCTGGAGAAATTAGCTCTATACCAGGAACTAAATGAGTTAAAACCAGTTGTAGCATTTTATGAGCAAAATAAAGTTAATGGATTGGATAAGGCACTTAAGGAATTTGAAATTGCTATTCCTGATGAGAAGAACAGAAAAGGCAATATAGGCTTTAGAATACAGTCTGAAGGTAGTCGTATTCATGAAAAGCCGGAGGTTCTAAAGAGAATAATTGCAGAATATGAGACTGCACAGAAACAACTTTTATCAACCAAACAAAAACAATGCTCTATTTGCGGTAAGAGCGATTATCCTGTTGAGGATATTCCTCACGGCATGATTAAAAAGGTCCCTGATGGACAGACAAGTGGTTGCGCATTGGTTTCATATAATGAAAATGCTTTCGAATCCTATTGCCTAAAAGGGAATAATAATTCTTCAGTATGTACAAATTGCGCCAAGACATATGTCGAAGGGTTGAATTGGTTTTTATCATCAGGTAATGAAGTTACAATCAAAACCAAAAAAGGTAAAGAAAAAAAGGAATTCCGATATACAAATCGCAGGAATTTCGGATCGGATACTGCAATGGTGTTTTGGACCCGCAAGAATGAAAAATTGGATGAAATTGACTACCTTGAAGCACCGAATCCGGCAGATGTCGCAAGGTTAATTGAATCGGTGACATCAGGCACTGAAAGGGATAACAGATATATTGAACCTGACCAGTTTTATTCATGTACGCTTTCCGGCTCTGCAGCAAGGATAGCGGTGCGGGATTGGATAGAGACCAGCCTGTTTGAATTTAGAAAATCAATCGCAATGTGGTTTCAGGATATTGCAATTGATGAATATAATTCGGATTTAATGAAGACCCAATCGCATTATTCCCGACTGTATGATCTGGCAAGATGCTGTCAGAGAAAAAATAGTGACGGCAGTTATGATAAAGACGGTGCATCATTAGCAAGAGTAGCCACATACTTATGGAACATAGCTTTAAAGAACAGTACCCCGCCGCACTGGATATTAACAAAGGTACTTCAGCGAGCCCGTTTAGATGGGGTCACTGCCGAACGGGCCGCTTTAATCAAACTAATTTTAAATAGAAACAATAAAGGGGGTGATTTTGTGATAACAGAAAAGATTGAGCAGGGAAATAGGCCAGTGGCTTATGTCTGTGGGCAAATCTTTGCAAAACTTGAGAGCGTCCAATATGCCGCATTAGGAGACAGAAACGCCGGAATTCGGGAGAGATATTTTACATACATGTTGACTTTGCCCTCGGCTGCATTCGGTCGGTTATTCGATTTGAGTTCAAAGCATTTTCGGAAACTGAAGAATGAAAAGCCCGGACTTGCGGTCACACTGGATAAAGAGCTTCAGGATTTGGTGAAAGACATAGATATTAATAAATTGCCCGCCACTTTTTCTTTAGAAGAAAAAGGACAGTTTGCAATCGGATATTATCATCAAAGGCAGGCACAGTTTGATAACTTAAAATCAAAAGAAAACAAAGAGGAGGAATAA
- a CDS encoding HU family DNA-binding protein, translating into MTKAEFVDAIQKAAKGSTLSKRETEDLVDSIFDVLSKSIKKDKRFAYPGFGTFTVRTRKARTGRNPRTGETIKIKASKTISFKPAPKLKGML; encoded by the coding sequence ATGACAAAAGCCGAATTCGTTGATGCAATCCAAAAGGCAGCTAAGGGATCCACACTCAGCAAGAGAGAGACAGAAGATTTGGTAGATAGTATCTTTGATGTATTGTCCAAGTCTATTAAAAAAGACAAGAGGTTTGCTTATCCGGGCTTTGGTACCTTCACAGTAAGGACCAGAAAGGCCAGGACCGGAAGAAACCCGAGAACAGGAGAGACAATAAAGATAAAGGCAAGCAAGACTATCTCATTCAAGCCTGCACCAAAGCTAAAGGGTATGCTGTAA
- a CDS encoding DmsE family decaheme c-type cytochrome, whose translation MNFERILTPLIIVIIIISIYQAYNIHAENETPQETPQQAVTEVTKPLPPAENTSAIPPAEGTQPMPTMETSALPPIELTTLIIPKEGAFMIPPPPDRKKGFVGAEKCISCHEKQHTQWSKTIHARWKKSFIPAGKEKEEKRIDCETCHGPGSLHINNTKERLFIISYGPMSKDTREEQNNSCIICHNQGSLFYWNDNMHGKTMTCTECHQVMKNVTMKNLLKQTSIKETCLKCHAEKKSKAMHSPHLSQDEGKMSCSTCHSPHGSDTPGLLRSSSVNENCLSCHSDKRGPYLFDHLPVQENCLLCHDAHSSINSRLLKMRQPYLCLECHTNLPKNLPDNIDAHDVLNPKSRFTYNRGCMNCHPMIHGSRHPSGAGLQR comes from the coding sequence ATGAACTTTGAAAGAATACTTACCCCCCTGATTATTGTCATAATTATCATCAGCATTTATCAGGCATACAATATCCATGCAGAAAATGAGACTCCTCAGGAGACACCGCAACAGGCCGTCACAGAAGTAACAAAGCCTTTGCCCCCTGCAGAAAATACATCAGCCATTCCACCGGCAGAGGGAACGCAACCTATGCCTACGATGGAAACAAGTGCATTACCTCCGATTGAATTAACAACTCTTATTATTCCAAAAGAGGGGGCATTCATGATTCCACCTCCTCCTGACAGAAAAAAGGGGTTTGTTGGAGCGGAAAAGTGCATAAGCTGTCATGAAAAACAACATACCCAATGGAGTAAAACTATCCATGCAAGATGGAAAAAGAGTTTCATCCCTGCAGGAAAGGAAAAGGAAGAAAAAAGAATAGATTGCGAAACATGTCATGGACCAGGAAGTCTGCATATCAATAATACTAAGGAGCGTTTGTTTATAATATCTTATGGTCCGATGTCAAAAGATACCAGAGAAGAACAGAATAATTCCTGTATTATATGTCATAATCAAGGGAGTCTGTTTTACTGGAATGATAACATGCATGGAAAAACAATGACCTGTACTGAATGTCATCAGGTTATGAAGAATGTAACAATGAAGAATTTATTGAAGCAAACTTCAATAAAGGAGACCTGCCTTAAGTGCCATGCAGAAAAAAAGAGTAAAGCTATGCATTCACCACATCTTTCACAGGATGAGGGAAAGATGTCGTGTTCTACATGTCATTCACCGCATGGGTCCGACACACCCGGGCTGCTAAGATCATCTTCTGTAAATGAGAACTGCCTTAGCTGTCATTCAGACAAAAGAGGGCCTTATCTTTTTGACCATCTTCCGGTGCAGGAAAACTGCCTTCTGTGCCATGATGCACATTCCTCCATTAACAGCCGGCTTCTGAAGATGCGTCAACCTTATCTATGCCTTGAATGTCATACTAATCTGCCGAAGAATCTTCCTGATAATATTGATGCGCATGATGTGTTAAACCCCAAGAGCAGGTTTACTTACAACAGGGGCTGTATGAATTGTCACCCGATGATACATGGTTCAAGACATCCCTCCGGTGCCGGCCTGCAGAGATAA
- a CDS encoding SurA N-terminal domain-containing protein: MRKEIFFLLTFLKIFPVFLILIMFISACGGEKNREQAVASVNKSPILLKEFQKELAVNSRRDHAFKLTSRVIEEQLELMIDKKLMIQEAARMGLAEDERFIETIRTFWEQTLIRDLIEAKTKEWNDRLFVTEDEIQEQYNRLQHKLTLRLVEGIDKKNTDVIKNKMLKGEEIKGEETIGPLTYETAGMGLEEDVLNKAYDMNAGEVRVIEEMDGRITVIKVLNKESVPVPPLKDLHDRIKEFVLEQKKHESIEEWLRGIKKTASISINDKLLKGMTHE; encoded by the coding sequence GTGCGTAAAGAAATATTTTTTTTATTGACTTTTCTGAAAATATTTCCCGTCTTTTTAATCCTGATTATGTTTATTTCTGCCTGTGGAGGAGAAAAAAATAGAGAGCAGGCAGTTGCATCCGTTAATAAGTCTCCCATCCTTTTAAAAGAATTCCAGAAGGAGCTTGCTGTAAACTCAAGGCGGGACCACGCTTTTAAGCTGACATCCCGTGTTATCGAAGAACAGCTTGAGCTTATGATTGATAAGAAACTCATGATTCAAGAGGCAGCGAGGATGGGGCTTGCAGAGGATGAGAGGTTTATTGAGACTATCAGGACATTCTGGGAGCAGACCCTTATCAGGGATTTAATTGAGGCAAAGACAAAAGAATGGAATGACAGGTTGTTTGTAACAGAAGACGAGATACAGGAGCAGTATAACAGGCTTCAGCATAAACTGACCCTCAGGCTTGTTGAAGGTATAGATAAGAAAAATACTGATGTCATTAAAAATAAGATGCTGAAAGGTGAGGAGATAAAAGGTGAAGAGACGATAGGGCCATTGACTTATGAGACAGCAGGGATGGGGCTGGAAGAGGATGTTCTTAATAAGGCGTATGATATGAATGCCGGCGAGGTCAGGGTAATTGAGGAAATGGATGGCCGCATAACTGTAATAAAAGTCCTAAATAAAGAGAGTGTACCTGTTCCTCCTCTTAAAGACCTGCATGACAGGATTAAGGAATTTGTACTTGAACAGAAAAAACATGAGTCAATTGAAGAGTGGTTGAGGGGTATAAAGAAGACAGCCTCTATCAGTATAAACGATAAGCTCTTAAAAGGGATGACCCATGAGTGA
- the cas5c gene encoding type I-C CRISPR-associated protein Cas5: MLDDRIVRVKVKGDFACFTRPDLKVERMTYPCMTPSAARGILDSILWKPEFQWYVRSILVLNPVKFCSIKRNEINTKQGRNPIIIEEKRAQRNSVVLRNVAYIIEASIYQKQMSDKNKPEKYIGRKGIDADNDGMFIRRVKKGQCWRRPYLGVREFSSEFMEPDCTEKPIQETIPIGSMLFDIFYNANGKPEPLFFHDVAVRNGILNCEVAENDKMIQSIHIQPPIDSETSAVLYDFNQREEREAEI, translated from the coding sequence ATGCTTGATGATCGCATCGTAAGAGTTAAGGTAAAAGGCGATTTCGCTTGTTTCACGAGGCCGGACCTGAAGGTTGAGCGGATGACGTATCCATGCATGACGCCATCAGCGGCAAGGGGAATTCTTGATTCAATTTTGTGGAAGCCGGAGTTTCAGTGGTATGTAAGAAGTATATTAGTTTTGAATCCTGTAAAATTCTGTTCAATTAAACGTAATGAAATTAATACCAAGCAAGGCCGCAACCCTATTATTATTGAAGAAAAACGTGCCCAGCGCAATAGTGTAGTTTTGAGAAATGTTGCATACATCATTGAAGCGTCAATTTATCAGAAGCAAATGTCAGATAAAAACAAACCTGAAAAATATATAGGGAGAAAAGGAATTGATGCTGATAATGATGGAATGTTTATCCGCCGCGTTAAAAAAGGGCAATGCTGGCGCAGACCCTATCTTGGTGTGCGTGAGTTTTCTTCTGAATTTATGGAGCCGGATTGCACTGAAAAACCAATACAGGAGACTATTCCTATTGGGAGTATGCTGTTCGATATATTTTATAACGCAAATGGAAAGCCTGAACCCTTATTCTTCCATGACGTGGCAGTGCGCAACGGTATTTTGAACTGTGAAGTCGCGGAGAACGACAAGATGATACAGTCCATCCATATCCAGCCGCCAATAGACAGCGAAACATCTGCTGTGCTTTATGACTTCAATCAGCGGGAAGAAAGGGAGGCGGAGATATGA